The Mus pahari chromosome 2, PAHARI_EIJ_v1.1, whole genome shotgun sequence genomic interval TTAAAGATTAAGTCCAAtgccaacccactcacaaaactttcgacccaaaatgtgtcctgtctacaagaagtgCAAGATCaaagatggatcagagactgagggaatggccaaccaatgactgccccaaattgagacccatcccatggacaagaaccaattcctgacactattaatgacatttgcagacaggagcctagtataactgtcctctgagaggctccatccaggagctgactgaaacagatgcagagacccacagctaaacaatTGGGCAGAGAtcaggaagtcttgtggaagagttgaggaGATGactgagggacccagagggaaTAGGGACCCCACAGGAAGTGCAACAGTTAACTAACCTGgtcccttgggggctcccagagattgaatcaaagagcatacatggactggacctagaAGTACCACACATTATATAGCAGATatacagtttggtcttcatgtggaaccccaaacaactggagtaggggctgtccctgactctgttgcctgcctgtgtatCCTGTtataactgggttgccttgtgtggcctcagtgggagagaatgagcCTTGCCtttcagtgacttgatgtgtcatagtgagttggtacccagggggctgctcccccttctcagaggagaagaggaagagaggtagGAGAGGGGCTATGGGGGGTAGGAAGAGAGGGGGACTGCGAtcgggatataaagtgaattaattaactaattaatggGGGAAGGACTGTCCAAGAGAACTGTATACATACTATCCAGTAACATCTTAGGGGAATTTTATGCTCACCCAATTCAAGCTAAGGACTTTCCAGTTCAACAACCATCAATTATTTGTGTTCAGTGATATCAATTATTTGCatatcattgttttctttcaacTTGGTCTGCATTTAGAAATCATGGGTTCTTCATCTCATATTTAGATAGGAATTCACTTTAATGGTAAAAGTCCATCATGCTGAAACATTCTATTTGTGTTTCTAATGCAGAAAGCAGTCACATCTCAAacattttcagagattttttttttttttttttggtttttcaagacagggtttctctgtctagccctggctgtcctggaactcattttgtagaccaggctggcctcgaactcagaaatccacctgcctctgcctctgcctcccaagtgctgggattaaaggtgtgcaccaccacgcctggctctttcAGAGATATTTTAATGTAAGGTAAAAGATGCATGATCTGAGGTGTAGACAGAGAGTATGAACACTGCAAGGGCTGAgggggtgtctgtctgtccatctgtacCACAGTGAGGGTGGCATCAAAGGTTTGTACAGGCATCTGTGAAGGATGTTTACTCTTTAGAAGGTCCAACCTCAGATgaacttctgtttttaaaaagatgtgaatTTGAAGTAGTTCGTGTTTTCAAGATGCTCAGTGGTTTCTGGTATTAAAAGAAGCCCTGCTTGTCTGGATGATTAAGCCTCTTGGTCTGACTGACAAGAAGCACATCTGAGCCTGACAGGGAACACATCCGAGCCTGATGGGAGCACATCTGAGCCTGACAGGGAGCACATCCCAGCCTGACAGGGAGCACATCCCAGTCTGNNNNNNNNNNNNNNNNNNNNNNNNNNNNNNNNNNNNNNNNNNNNNNNNNNNNNNNNNNNNNNNNNNNNNNNNNNNNNNNNNNNNNNNNNNNNNNNNNNNNNNNNNNNNNNNNNNNNNNNNNNNNNNNNNNNNNNNNNNNNNNNNNNNNNNNNNNNNNNNNNNNNNNNNNNNNNNNNNNNNNNNNNNNNNNNNNNNNNNNNNNNNNNNNNNNNNNNNNNNNNNNNNNNNNNNNNNNNNNNNNNNNNNNNNNNNNNNNNNNNNNNNNNNNNNNNNNNNNNNNNNNNNNNNNNNNNNNNNNNNNNNNNNNNNNNNNNNNNNNNNNNNNNNNNNNNNNNNNNNNNNNNNNNNNNNNNNNNNNNNNNNNNNNNNNNNNNNNNNNNNNNNNtgtgtgtgtgtgtgtgtgtgtgtgtgtgtgtgtgtgtgtgtgtcacagaggCACAAGATCTAGGAGCATGATGTAGCTCTGTCCTTCCTGCTGACAGAGCAGATGGGGCACAGAATACTGTGTGGGGCTGGCAAGGCAGAGCAGAGCATGCACAGACAGGCCTGTTTGTCTATGAACCACTGTGATAAAGCCCTGTCAGAAAGGAACGGGAAGGGGACAGGAAAGTCACAGGCATCAAGTGTTCAACTTTTTAAAGCCTTATGTTCATTCCATGCTCCTAACAAAACTATGTTGAAAACCTATATGCAGATGTAGATAAAGCTACTCTAGACTTCAGACTGGAACAAGTGCCAAGCTGGCTGACAGAGCCCAAACTGTGAACAAACTGTATTGTATGAATAAATGCAAGTGAAGTActaaaagaaaagggaagttcTGATCTTGCTTTTCTTCAAAATCCAAAGCACTAGAATTTTCTTAGGACAGGCCCAATGAAAGGTTCTAGGGCCACAATTTGCTATGCTGTCTAGACAGAAAATCCAGGAGGTGCAGGTTGAAACTGCAGAGAACCCTGGCTCCTAGTCCCACCATGAGTGAAAATGTTGAAATTGTACCTCTCacagaaatattattatttttcaggCCACAGGGAACCCAGACTGGTTGGAGGAGAAATCCCATGCTCCGGTCGTGTGGAAGTGAAACACGGAGACGTGTGGGGCTCTGTTTGTGACTTTGATTTGTCTCTGGAAGCTGCCAGCGTGGTGTGCAGGGAATTACAATGTGGAACAGTTGTCTCTATCCTAGGGGGAGCACATTTTGGAGAAGGAAGTGGACAGATCTGGGGTGAAGAATTCCAGTGTAGTGGGGATGAGTCCCATCTTTCACTATGCTCAGTGGCGCCCCCACTAGACAGAACTTGTAGCCACAGCAGGGATGTCAGCATAGTCTGCTCAcgtaagacaaagaaaatatcttcaaattgCTCCTAGGCTGTGAAAGAGAGTTGGGAAGTCACGGATGTCTTTTCTAAATCCCGGTCTCCTTTTAGGATACATAGATATCCGTCTGGCAGGCGGCAAGTCCTCCTGTGAGGGAAGAGTGGAGCTCAAGACACTCGGAGCCTGGGGTCCCCTCTGCAGTTCTCACTGGGACATGGAAGATGCTCATGTCTTATGTCAGCAGCTGAAGTGTGGAGTTGCCCAATCTATTCCAGGAGGAGCACATTTTGGGAAAGGAACTGGTCAGGTCTGGAGTCACATGTTCCACTGCACTGGAACTGAGGAGCATATAGGAGATTGCCTCATGACTGCTCTGGGTGCACCGACATGTTCCGAAGGACAGGTGGCCTCTGTAATCTGCTCAGGTGAGAGGATGAAGGGCAGAGCCAATGATGAGCCTCTCCACAGTGCTTTAGAATCAGATGGGCCTGAGTCAGggatgaagcaaaagaaaaagaagcagtctGTCTGGGAGGTTCATGAGACCTGTGCTAGAATAGTAACTTCATTTGTCGTATTAGAGAGTATGCAAATCTGATTTTCATCAACCTTATTGCCATCTAGTGCTTACTGCAATGGTTCTCAATATTCCTAACGCtgtacagctcctcatgttgtggtgaacccctcCCACCATTAAGTTATTcttattactacttcataactgcaattttgctataGGTatgaataaagtaaatatataatgtgCAGCATATCTGATACTCCACCTCCTGTGGAAATGTTCTTCTCTTCCCTGGAGGTCgcgacccacagattgagaactggaGTCCATGTTTTTTCAAAGCACCTGCTCACTTTCAGGTGTCCCATCTACCCCTCCTTTCTCacccctccatcctcctcttccttctttctcaagcTATGTTTGTCCTCAACTCGCCCACAGAACTCTCCATCCAGTCCTCATTCTTCACCCTTTTTATCTAATATTCCTGAAACTTTGGGTGTTTTTAGGAAaccaatcccagacactgttGCCGTGTAGTTCATTGTCTCCAGTCCAAACAACAAGCTCTACAATTCCAAAGGAGAGTGAAGTTCCCTGCATAGGTGAGAATCTGTGATCGACCTCTGAAATTGACCTCAAACCTTGCCAGAATGCATTATACTCttatcttcatttctcttcccagCAAGTGGCCAGCTTCGCTTGGTAGATGGAGGTGGTCGCTGCGCTGGGAGAGTGGAGATCTACCACGAGGGCTCTTGGGGCACCGTCTGTGATGACAATTGGGATATGACTGCTGCCAATGTGGTGTGCAAGCAGCTGAACTGTGGCGTGGCTATTAACTCCACTGGCTCTGCTTACTTTGGGGAAGGAGCAGGAGCTATTTGGCTAGACGAAGTCATCTGCACTGGGAAAGAGTCTCATATTTGGCAGTGTCATTCACATGGCTGGGGACGCCATAACTGCAGGCACAAGGAAGATGCGGGTGTTATCTGCTCGGGTAAGTTCTGCACATAACTCCCGATCACAAGTGAATTTAAAATGACTAAGGTGCAAAGGGGAGTGAATATCAACCTGAAATATTCTCCCTGATATTCTGCTCAATCATTTCCAGAGTCAGGAGTCCCAAAGCATTTGTTCAACGTGTTGATACAATCTCATGTGTTGGCTAGTACACTTActgtaaagagaaaaatacagaaataggCCTGGATTTCATAACATTGTTAACACAGAAGTACTTCTATAAATGTATGCACAACTGAATATTGGATTCAATGGCACACTTGATAGCAACAGTGTAGATAAGGTAGATTAAgaagaataaacataaataaattctatatatttataaaggAGATAAATaccatattaaaataaatcttaaaagcagATAAATGAGTTATGTTTGCAAAAAGAGCAAAATTTACCATAAAGAGGTCATTgtacacaaaacaagcctcagagacttttatgaaacagaaaaatgcCCCCAGTTGCAGTGTGTTAGGAAAAACAGTAGTGTGACTAACTAGACGGAGCAACCGATCCCTATTTAATGACATAAATCTGCTTAGAGGGCATCTGTGGCAGACTAGTGtgtcaaaaaaaaaggaaatagttcATTTTAATGTACACAAAACATTGGTTTTAGCACCTGTGTCTCATTAAATGATAAGTATCAAAGATGTTGCTCCAAAGCCCATATCAACATTGAGCATCTGAGAGGATGCATCCTAAGACCTGACTTGATCAAAGACTGGAATGTACAGGAACTGAGACTTCACTGCCGTATTCCTGAAATACATAGTTTACATGTTaattaaaaccaaacaagaatGGAATAAGATTCCTTGGGTTAAAATTAATTTAGGGAGAATTACATCACCAAAAGGAGTTGAGAGGCTTTGGTTGAATCACAGAAGTGTCTTTCAAGTACTCACAGTCTTCAGAAGAGATCCCTTTGTACAGAACTCCAGATTAGAAAGCCGGGTGGTGGGTAAAAACTAATACTGCATTTTACTAAGATCCATTGGTCTGTTCAAAAGTTACTAACGAGTTTCTAGGAGTTGACACATTGAATCTGTTCCAGCCATTTCTAAGTTAGAGAAAATGGAGTGTTTTCTTCAGAGAAGTTGTTCTTCTTTTcccccccagagttcatgtctctgaGGCTGACCAATGAAGCCCACAGAGAAAACTGCACAGGTCTCCTTGAAGTGTTTTACAACGGTACATGGGGCAGTATTGGTAGTAGCAATATGTCTCCAACCACTGTGGGGGTGGTGTGCCGTCAGCTGGGCTGTGCAGACAACGGGACGGTGAAACCTCTGTCTTCAGACAAGACACCATCCAGGCCCATGTGGGTAGATGGTGTGCAGTGTCCAAAAGGAGTCAACACTTTGTGGCAGTGCCCCTCGTCGCcttggaaacagagacaggccAGCCCCTCCCAGGAGTCCTGGATCATCTGTGACAGTGAGTATCCTTTTTCAACAGGAAATTTCCATTCTACTCCCAAcccccattctgactggtttttCTGTCTCTGGTGTTTAGCTGTGGCCCTAATTTTTAGTCTTTTATCTATTCATCAAGATCATATAATAATAGTGGCATTACAATAAGATACCTCATAAACTTTAAGATGTTCCAGagctttataaatgaaaacattttaaaagccgTTTTAAaatgtcaggtttttttttttaattttctgtaaagCTTTCTTTAAAGAAGCCCAAAATCTCTCAACTGTATGTTTTTTGCAATATCAAAATAAAGCACCTTTAATTAAGAGTGAAGACAGAGagcataaccataatttttacAAGGCAAAAAAGTTTTAACAGTATAAACTATTTATTGTTTCCAAAATCAATATCAAGTGGCTTCCCTTTATGTTATAAAGTTTAGCTGCCCAGAAGAAAAGTTATCATATTTGAACATATGGAAGTGCAACTTTAATAcctcttctttatttaaaaaaaaaaaaaacaaaataaaacaaaacaaaaaactagtttttaagacagggtagaaattatttaaaaatcttgcCCCAATTTAAAAGTGTCTTTGGATACCTGTCCCCTTGGCTGCCTCATGCCATGTGTTGCTGCTCAGAGCCGCTCCAACCCTGAGTTTAGAGTTTTCAGTTAACATTTTGTTACAAATGTTACAGATTTTCAACCATACCCAATAACTATAACCAAGATACAGAACATACATTTAAGAGCAGGCAGAAACAAACACGAAGTGACCACATAcattatacatttaaaacagacaaaacttTCCTTACTTCCTCCAGCTGTtaatttcaagagaggagcaCTTTGCTACCTGCCGAATCCAATTCTCATGGGCGCAGTGGTTCTGTAGCAGGAGTAGCCACTGGCTTCCTGACCGGAGAAAGCTGAGGAGTTGCTGGTGCCGCTTTAAGAGCAGCTTGTACAGATgccaaccacccacccacaccaccCCCAGCTTCGCTGTCAGCTTGATCCAGGGGAAGAAGGTGGGACTATGCCTACAGCGCTCAGCTCCTAGCTGCGGGTGCGGGGCTCCAAGAGCACCATCAGTTTTATCAGTTTTTGTTGTCCCGATTCAGCCTCTTTTTCTGAAAATCCTTGATATGGGTTAAGCCGAAGTCAGCAGATGAAGTAcggcccatttttttttttttccgaataTGAAACAGCAACAATCAAGCTAAACGAAACTACAGACACAAACGGACAGACATGGATAATCTGTCATGCCCAGAACCAGAACCAAGTGTTATCCCAGTGTGCGACAGGATGTCTTAGGTCTATTTCTGACCCTATgtccactttcttctttcttgggtCCCAGACAGGTTCCCACCAGAAACCAGAATACAGATATAAGCTTACTTCCGGTTGGTGTTTGGCCAGAATGTTACAACGTTTTTAAGCTCCAaaaccacaaacatctgtgccaagttaacCCACCAATAAGGATTTAGAGATAGGGGACTTCCTTAGGAATATGTATTTGTGGTACACTTATATGGTTCCCATTGGTTGAACTATTTAACCCTGGCAACttgcctaacattcatgtctCAACTTGTCAATCACGGTGTCAGTTACCCACGTACATATCTCTTCTGCCAAGCAGGATGGCCATTGCCCAGGAATgccttgggaacttaaactttatttgacccctattcaaaatggaagtttattcaaaatggcttcagtttTGTTCCTTCTTACCTTACTTTCTGAGAAAACATGAGATTTTATTTCCCTGTTCAAACTCTAGCTTGATTTGTTAAGTATCATTAGGCAGAGATGGGTAACTTCCAGATAATACTCGGGATTGGAATAGTTGGttttatgtaattattataagtatatatgcacacaccagATCAGTAATTATTATTCCAGATCTTTGTATTCATGTACTTGAAagttctatttgattgatttctctaagaaaaccaagaagcagagaataACTGGTTGATAAAAGGCCGACTTTCCTTTCTCTACATTTCTTCCAAATATTTAACCTTGCTACACTGGTATAAGACAAGACTCAGAACGGCCAATCCTGAACTATCTTTTCATTATGCATCTCCTTAACCTAGGAGGCTGATATTTCTGTCCACATCACTTTTGTCCATGTGAGGAAATTTAACTTTCCACGTGAGTCATGTCAACTTCATTCACCTGCAGTTTCTTGAGTCATACTATGATTCTTTTAAAACAGTATCTTTAATAGTTCTTTGAAAACTTCATGCTGTGTGTTTATCCTCCCCCTTCTCTCAACTCCTACCAGATCCACCCCTACCCCTCTATATATCCAACTTTgtctcctcttttatttttatatctcatTAAGCCCAGTTTGTGCTTCCCAGATACTTGTGGGTGGGTGTTCGACCTTGAAGCTTGGTCTTACTAGGGTCTATACCCTCTAAGACAATGATCATCCCTCTCCCAGAAACTATTGGTGACCGATAGCTCTTCAGTTGGGGTGAGACTTCACACCCACCTCCTTTCTCCATGATGGAAATGTTGCTGGCTAGAGCTTGCACAGGCctggtgcatgctgtcacaaATGTTGAGTTCACATGTGCAAGTATCCTGTTGTGTCCAGAATATACTGTCTCCTTGTAGTCACCCACCGTGTAtggatcttacaatctttccaccccatCTTTGGGAGGAAAAAATTCCTGAGCCTTGACAGAGGGGTATAAGATAGACATTCTATTTAAATCTTAGAAGCATAGCATCTGTTATTCTCTGCATACTGACAAGTTGCAGTTACCCTCCCCATACTCTTTCCTCTACCCTTCCTTCCCATTTGCCACACCCTTTAACCCTTCCCTTTCCACTGTCCCAGTTTGTCCATGTATATCACAGCATTCTATCCCCCCTCCTCATGGTCTCATTCTATTTTCCTGACCTCGATGGGTTTTCCAAATGAAATACACATGCCCAAAGACTCAAAGCTAGAACTCACAGACGAGACAAAGCATGTGgtgtttgtctgtgtggtttGTTAGCTCACACAGGatgattgtttccagtttcttctaTTCATGTGAAATGGtcataatttcacttttcttaacagctgaagaATATCCCATAGTTTAAGTGTACCACCTTTTCATTTTCACTTCATCAAGTGGTGGACATATAGGTTGGTTCTATTTCCTGCTTATTGTGACTAGAGTAGCAATGACCATGGATGACCAAGTGTCTTTATAAGATATAGGGggcctttgggcatatgcccaaaagtggtatagctatATCATCCGGTAGATCAATTTCTAGCCTGTTGAGGAATGTCcacattgattttcatagtgtCTGAACCAATTTGCTCTCCTACCAGCAGTGTAAAAAAAAGTTCCCTTCCCTAAACCcacaccagcatcttctgtcttttgttttattttttattttagctgttCTGACTGGAATATGATGAAATCTTAATGTAGTTTTTAgctgcatttccctaatgacttgGGATgttaaatcttttcaaaatatttctctaTTATTTGTGTTCTATcttctgagaattctttgtttcatcCCTTGCCCTGTTTTTTAattggtcatttgttttcttgacattaattttctgagttctttctgtGTTCTAGGTACTAGCCCCTTGTCAGGTTTATAGGTGGCAAAGATTGTTTCCTAAGCTACAGGCCCCATTTTTCACCATAATAATGGTGTACTTTGTTGTACAGAAGTTTTCTGTTTCATGTGGTCAGTCCCATTTGTCAAGTGATGAAATATATCCAGCTTGATGAAAggacatatacatttataaaagagGAATTTTTatgaagtataatttttaaaccCTGCattagattttatatattttattaattcttggagagtttcatacatgcacacagtataTTTGGATTATATTCatcccctccactcctcctccaactcctctcagatccagCTCCTTAACTCCccttccaacttcatgtcctctttattgtctttcttcacaacccactgagtccagtctaCTGCCCATATACTCATGGGTGTAGGTCCATCTACTGAAATAAGGTCAACCTACCAAGGATCACATCCCCAAAGAAAATGGACTCACCAGCCTCCAAGAGCTGTCAGCTGCCAATTCTTCAGTCAGAGTGGGCACATCATCCCCTCCCTGTTCCACGCTgtaatgttgactggcttgatgtTCTGCAGATAGCCACAGCTACTGTGGATGCAGTGGTCCTGCCGTGTCCAGAAAAGATTGCTTTGCCTTGGTCTTTCTCAACCTCTGGgccttacaatctttccacctctcctcccacGATGGTCCCTGAGTCTTAGAAGAGAGGAGTGTACTGTAGATGTCTAATTTATAGCTGTTACTCTCTGCACTTTGTCCAGTGCacattaaatagtttttaaagcaCTCAAGTCTCCCTCCCTTCAGAAGCTTTCAGTTCCTCTGGCATAAGCCATatgtctctgttttttgtttgtttgtttgttttggtttgttttttagacaaAATAAGACTCCAGGAAGGGCATACAGACTGTTCTGGACGTGTGGAGATCTGGCACAGAGGTTCCTGGGGAACAGTGTGTGATGACTCCTGGGATCTTAATGATGCTCAGGTTGTATGTAAGCAGCTGGGCTGTGGCAAAGCTGTGAAGGCACTAAAAGAAGCAGCATTTGGTCCAGGAACTGGGCCCATATGGCTTAATGAAATTAAGTGTAGAGGGAATGAGTCTTCCCTGTGGGATTGTCCTGCCAGACCGTGGAGTCACAGCGACTGTGGGCACAAAGAAGACGCTTCCATCCAGTGCCTCCCAAGTAAGTGTCAACAACCTGAATTGAGCTGGACTCTTTGGTAGCAAAGGTGAGCCAGGCTTTAAAGTGTGATGTTTGAATGGTTGGTCTGGCAACAAGGGGGTATGATGGGAGGACAATTGTGATGTTTCTATCTAAAGCAGCGGTTCGCAACCTTCCTGATGCTCAACCCTTTAatgcagctcctcatgttgtggtgaccgcccccaaccatagaattattttgttgctgcttcatagcTGTAGTTTGCTACTGTGGTGAATTGCTgtgtatctgatatgcaggatatctaatatgagACCCCCAGATTGAAAACCATTGACCTATAGGAATGGTGAAAAAACATTTACTGTTACACAGTGGCTGTCATGGAAGACAGGCATAtaatctatgtatctgtgtgcagaAGAGATGCTGGGAGACACAAGCTTTAGGTGGGAAGGGGAGGTTTGCTTACTTAAGCAGCAGTGAAGGCACATACAAGGAGATACTGATATTTGCTTCATTCATGGCCTCCAGAATTgagtatctttctcttttttccctgtAGTAACAACTTCAGAATCACATCGTGGCACAGGTATATCCTGAAATTTATAAATGTGGGATTAATTTATAAGCATGGGACTATGTTATTTAGAATCCCTCTTGTATGAGGAGGGAGTGTGGTGGGGATACCCAGAAGGGgctccacctgctcagagaagaaggggaagtggaggggagaaggattgtgggagggtaTGACTGGGAGGGGCAGTGAGCAAGAGGTAAGgtgattaataataattattaataataattaattaattaattattatagaATCCCTCTTGTTTAGGAGACTTTGGGTCATAAGGAGCCCAAAGGATTAGAGCTTTACTTCAGGGCCAGGGAAAGAGAAGCTGAGACTTTAtcattattctaaatatttacccTTGCTTAGGTCACCCCACCCTCACTGCACTCTTGGTTTGTGGAGCCATTCTATTGGTCCTCCTCATTGCCTTCCTCCTGTGGACTCTGAAGCGACGACAAATTCAACGACTTACAGGTGTGAGCCAATGATAATCTCTCTAACACATCCATAGCATAAAGGTGTTCCTGGaacaattataatataaataagcaaattacTCAAGTATGAAGTGACTAGAAAGCAGGGAGCTACAAGCAGTTTGAAGAGTTTCTTGGAATATAAGGATCAAAATTTCCTTTGGAGGCCAGGGGGAGCAGGGATAGAAGCTCTGGTTACAGTAATGTACTCTGCATTCTATACATTTAATTGGCATAGTTAATTAACAGAATTGGTAGTTTAGAATGAATATACAATTTATGTTTTAAGATGAAGGTTtgtaccaggcagtggtggtgcatgtctttaatcctagcacttgggaggcagggacaggtggatttctgagttcgagaccagcctggtccacagagttccaggacagccaggacacagagaaaccttatctcgaaataaaaattaaaattaaaattaaaagatgaatGTTTGCCCGTATTTAATTTTCCCCAACCATAATAACCTTAATGTAAAACTGGATTACTCTATCAAGCAACGTGCTAGGATCTGAAGGTGAAAAGggggataataaaataataaaacgtTTTTGTTTCATGGAACTTTGGGTTTAGGAGAATATTGATATATGGCAGTGCTCTATTGATATGAATGAGAAATAAAGTGACAAGAAAAGAGAGATTATCTGCAGGAAAAAGGAGGATGGAGGGCTTCTGAGATGCCTCTTGAGACAGATTTTAAAGAGAGTTCAGATAACTGAGCAAGATACATTCCAGAGAAAGAGGACACGACCAAGTACAGGAAAGTATAAAGGATAACACAGTTGTCCTCATCGAGTGAAGTAAGGATCAAATAGAGAAGCTGCGTGCCAAGCTAGAGTAGAGGGAAGGAACAAGTTATGAGACCCTTGTATTTGCAGGTCCAAGGTTGCCTGCTCATTAGAATAGCATCTGGGGAAAGCAAAGGGATCCAGCTGTGCTTTTGAAAGAACTTTGAGCAAGCACATGCCTGAAAGGTTGGAGTAGGACCACGGGGTTGACAGGAGCAGCCAGCCCTGTGGAACAGGAAAAGGCTTTAGAGTGAGAATGGAGGGAAGTGGAAGCACTTTTAGTCCATCACAGAGCAGTGTTGGCTTCCTTGGTAGGAGAATGAGTCATTACATCATAACCTAGAGATGATTTCCTATCTCATACAAGTAGGCTGGTTGAAAACAACAGCATAGATAATTACTGGGTATGTTTACATTGCTGGTGAGAGATTCGGGTGAAGGAGGGACGGTTTTAGGGGTACCCACTGATCCCTAACTCTCTTATCAGTTTCCTCAAGAGGAGAGGTCTTGATACATCAAGTTCCGTACCAAGAGATGGATTCAAAGGCGGATGGTCTGGACTTGTTGAAATCCTCGGGTCAGTGAACTGTATAAAAGTCTAAACCTTGGAATTTAGTAAGTGCCCGCAATTGAGGCTGAGCATCCTACTTCGATTACTAGTTGAAAAAGTTCTAAAACCCTGTAATGGGAAGTTTGTGGtgcataggaagaaaaacaaaagggatAAATGTCTCACAACCAAAACGTCAAGAAAGGCAGCCATGAGCTGAAAATTACTTTTAGAGGACATAAATTGTAACCACAAGGAATTCTATCTAGCCTAAGAGGCCAATCACTGAGAGGGG includes:
- the Cd163 gene encoding scavenger receptor cysteine-rich type 1 protein M130 isoform X1; protein product: MDRLRMVLLGGAGSPGCKRFVHLGFFVVAVSSLLSTSAVTNAPGGMKKELRLAGGENNCSGRVELKIHDKWGTVCSNGWSMNEVSVVCQQLGCPTSIKALGWANSSAGSGDIWMDKVSCTGNESALWDCKHEGWGKHNCTHEKDAGVTCSDGSNLEMRLVNSGGHRCLGRVEVKFQGKWGTVCDDNFSRDHVSVICKQLGCGSAISFSGSAKLGAGSGPIWLDDLACNGNESALWDCKHRGWGKHNCDHAEDVGVICLEGADLSLRLVDGVSRCSGRLEVRFQGEWGTVCDDSWDRLDASVVCKQLGCPTAITAIGRVNASEGSGPIWLDSISCEGHEAALWECKHQEWGKHYCNHREDAGVTCSDGTDLELRLVGGGSRCAGTVEVEIQKLTGKMCSRGWSLADADVVCRQLGCGSALQTQAKIYSKTRATNTWLFPGSCTGNETTLWQCKNWQWGGLSCDNFEEAQVTCSGHREPRLVGGEIPCSGRVEVKHGDVWGSVCDFDLSLEAASVVCRELQCGTVVSILGGAHFGEGSGQIWGEEFQCSGDESHLSLCSVAPPLDRTCSHSRDVSIVCSRYIDIRLAGGKSSCEGRVELKTLGAWGPLCSSHWDMEDAHVLCQQLKCGVAQSIPGGAHFGKGTGQVWSHMFHCTGTEEHIGDCLMTALGAPTCSEGQVASVICSGNQSQTLLPCSSLSPVQTTSSTIPKESEVPCIASGQLRLVDGGGRCAGRVEIYHEGSWGTVCDDNWDMTAANVVCKQLNCGVAINSTGSAYFGEGAGAIWLDEVICTGKESHIWQCHSHGWGRHNCRHKEDAGVICSEFMSLRLTNEAHRENCTGLLEVFYNGTWGSIGSSNMSPTTVGVVCRQLGCADNGTVKPLSSDKTPSRPMWVDGVQCPKGVNTLWQCPSSPWKQRQASPSQESWIICDNKIRLQEGHTDCSGRVEIWHRGSWGTVCDDSWDLNDAQVVCKQLGCGKAVKALKEAAFGPGTGPIWLNEIKCRGNESSLWDCPARPWSHSDCGHKEDASIQCLPITTSESHRGTGHPTLTALLVCGAILLVLLIAFLLWTLKRRQIQRLTVSSRGEVLIHQVPYQEMDSKADGLDLLKSSGAMQRHTEKENDNL
- the Cd163 gene encoding scavenger receptor cysteine-rich type 1 protein M130 isoform X3; translated protein: MDRLRMVLLGGAGSPGCKRFVHLGFFVVAVSSLLSTSAVTNAPGGMKKELRLAGGENNCSGRVELKIHDKWGTVCSNGWSMNEVSVVCQQLGCPTSIKALGWANSSAGSGDIWMDKVSCTGNESALWDCKHEGWGKHNCTHEKDAGVTCSDGSNLEMRLVNSGGHRCLGRVEVKFQGKWGTVCDDNFSRDHVSVICKQLGCGSAISFSGSAKLGAGSGPIWLDDLACNGNESALWDCKHRGWGKHNCDHAEDVGVICLEGADLSLRLVDGVSRCSGRLEVRFQGEWGTVCDDSWDRLDASVVCKQLGCPTAITAIGRVNASEGSGPIWLDSISCEGHEAALWECKHQEWGKHYCNHREDAGVTCSDGTDLELRLVGGGSRCAGTVEVEIQKLTGKMCSRGWSLADADVVCRQLGCGSALQTQAKIYSKTRATNTWLFPGSCTGNETTLWQCKNWQWGGLSCDNFEEAQVTCSGHREPRLVGGEIPCSGRVEVKHGDVWGSVCDFDLSLEAASVVCRELQCGTVVSILGGAHFGEGSGQIWGEEFQCSGDESHLSLCSVAPPLDRTCSHSRDVSIVCSRYIDIRLAGGKSSCEGRVELKTLGAWGPLCSSHWDMEDAHVLCQQLKCGVAQSIPGGAHFGKGTGQVWSHMFHCTGTEEHIGDCLMTALGAPTCSEGQVASVICSGNQSQTLLPCSSLSPVQTTSSTIPKESEVPCIASGQLRLVDGGGRCAGRVEIYHEGSWGTVCDDNWDMTAANVVCKQLNCGVAINSTGSAYFGEGAGAIWLDEVICTGKESHIWQCHSHGWGRHNCRHKEDAGVICSEFMSLRLTNEAHRENCTGLLEVFYNGTWGSIGSSNMSPTTVGVVCRQLGCADNGTVKPLSSDKTPSRPMWVDGVQCPKGVNTLWQCPSSPWKQRQASPSQESWIICDNKIRLQEGHTDCSGRVEIWHRGSWGTVCDDSWDLNDAQVVCKQLGCGKAVKALKEAAFGPGTGPIWLNEIKCRGNESSLWDCPARPWSHSDCGHKEDASIQCLPITTSESHRGTGHPTLTALLVCGAILLVLLIAFLLWTLKRRQIQRLTVSSRGEVLIHQVPYQEMDSKADGLDLLKSSENSNNSYDFNTDGLTSLSKYLPISGKGPCRGTLKRKMIIYNPLRLEFKKP